From Streptomyces sp. NBC_00775, one genomic window encodes:
- a CDS encoding MarR family winged helix-turn-helix transcriptional regulator, protein MNSGSDPSTSSTPPTASVQPESPSALLALQRATHTTLRTLAAELVDLDLTASEINALANLADGRGRTVSELGAAVGARPTTLTSVLDRLERRGHITRGTRAGDRRSVLIELTPSGHAAADMIRQTLTDLEQRALGDLPSAAVAGFHAVLRALTDASS, encoded by the coding sequence GTGAATTCTGGAAGCGATCCATCCACGTCATCCACGCCGCCCACGGCATCCGTGCAGCCGGAGTCGCCGTCCGCACTGCTCGCCCTGCAACGCGCGACCCACACCACGCTGCGAACGCTCGCCGCCGAGCTCGTCGACCTCGACCTGACCGCCTCCGAGATCAACGCGCTGGCCAACCTCGCCGACGGACGCGGCCGTACCGTCTCCGAGCTGGGCGCCGCCGTGGGCGCCCGTCCCACGACGCTGACCAGCGTGCTGGACCGGCTCGAGCGCCGGGGTCACATCACCCGCGGCACCCGAGCGGGCGACCGCCGCTCCGTGCTCATCGAGCTGACCCCCTCCGGACATGCGGCGGCCGACATGATTCGCCAGACCCTGACCGATCTGGAGCAGCGTGCCCTCGGCGACCTGCCCTCGGCGGCGGTGGCCGGTTTCCACGCCGTCCTGCGGGCCTTGACGGACGCGTCCTCATGA
- a CDS encoding DUF4253 domain-containing protein: MATLPNPLPKLAADPSGRSLGLQLPPGRLIDTTEDGAWHEPLLWHAERSAAPGNWTALGAPAGRAGLLPVLVDLGGAQGGPEEWELMPAEMSYAGDHDAEEVLAEFWEECAADGEEWPGLAAGPVLAADADVRAAEVADSLAGGGRSWFKDPYLALVPARRSADVPAAVGWPGPANHESDTARLCAVLRSWEDRFGIRVVALGFDVLAVSVAAPPTTLAEAEAIAAEHFAFCPDNVLQGPGTLDAYAGRLIGERVWSFWWD; encoded by the coding sequence ATGGCGACTCTTCCCAACCCGCTGCCGAAGCTGGCGGCCGACCCGAGCGGGCGTTCCCTCGGGCTTCAACTCCCGCCCGGGAGGCTGATCGACACGACAGAGGACGGTGCGTGGCACGAGCCGTTGCTCTGGCACGCCGAGCGGTCCGCCGCCCCCGGCAACTGGACGGCGCTGGGCGCACCCGCCGGGCGTGCGGGGCTGCTCCCGGTGCTCGTCGACCTGGGCGGTGCCCAAGGCGGGCCTGAGGAGTGGGAGTTGATGCCCGCGGAGATGTCGTACGCGGGGGATCACGACGCCGAGGAGGTGCTCGCGGAGTTCTGGGAGGAGTGCGCGGCTGACGGTGAGGAGTGGCCGGGACTGGCCGCCGGCCCCGTCCTTGCCGCCGACGCGGACGTGCGCGCCGCGGAGGTCGCCGACTCCCTGGCGGGCGGGGGCCGTTCCTGGTTCAAGGACCCTTACCTCGCCCTGGTGCCCGCACGCCGCAGCGCGGACGTCCCCGCCGCCGTCGGCTGGCCGGGCCCGGCGAACCACGAGAGCGACACCGCGCGCCTGTGCGCGGTCCTGCGCTCCTGGGAGGACCGCTTCGGTATACGGGTCGTGGCGCTCGGCTTCGACGTCCTCGCCGTGTCCGTGGCCGCCCCGCCCACCACCCTCGCCGAGGCCGAGGCCATCGCCGCCGAGCACTTCGCGTTCTGCCCGGACAACGTCCTGCAAGGCCCGGGAACCCTGGACGCGTACGCCGGCCGGCTCATCGGCGAACGCGTCTGGTCCTTCTGGTGGGACTGA
- a CDS encoding aminotransferase-like domain-containing protein codes for MTVTDSAPATAPAPPLAARTTAIGGSAVREILAVTARPEVINFAGGLPAPELFDVEGMAAAFGDVLAEEPQRALQYSTTEGEPRLRAALAERTSVRGLVTAADDLLVTTGSQQALSLLATALLEPGDTVLVESPCYLAALQAFAFAGARVVAVPGDDDGIDPDALDALVIRERPKLLYTVPTFQNPTGRTLTGERRAAVARVAARRGLWIVEDDPYGELRFEGERVPWIASHDGAGDRTVLLGSFSKVMAPGLRLGWLRAPAALRRACAVAKQAADLHTPTVNQLAAARYLADRDLDAHVARVAGVYRERRDAMLAGIADALPAGSTWTRPQGGMFLWARLPDAYDTTALLPRVVEQDVAYVPGAPFYAGEPDPATLRLCFVTQTPEEIGEGLRRLGRGLRG; via the coding sequence ATGACTGTCACCGATTCCGCACCCGCGACCGCCCCTGCGCCCCCGCTCGCCGCGCGGACCACCGCGATCGGCGGTTCGGCGGTACGGGAGATCCTCGCGGTGACCGCGCGGCCCGAGGTGATCAACTTCGCGGGTGGGCTGCCCGCGCCGGAACTCTTCGACGTGGAGGGGATGGCCGCCGCGTTCGGGGACGTGCTCGCGGAGGAGCCCCAGCGGGCCTTGCAGTACTCGACGACCGAGGGGGAGCCGAGGCTGCGGGCCGCGCTCGCGGAGCGCACCAGCGTGCGCGGGCTGGTCACCGCGGCCGACGACCTCCTCGTCACCACCGGCTCGCAGCAGGCACTGTCGCTCCTTGCCACGGCCCTGCTGGAGCCCGGCGACACCGTGCTCGTCGAAAGTCCCTGCTATCTGGCGGCACTTCAGGCCTTCGCGTTCGCGGGGGCGCGGGTGGTGGCCGTGCCCGGCGACGACGACGGGATCGACCCGGACGCCCTCGACGCGCTGGTGATACGCGAACGGCCCAAGCTGCTCTACACCGTGCCCACCTTCCAGAACCCGACGGGACGGACCTTGACGGGTGAGCGGCGCGCCGCGGTCGCCCGTGTCGCCGCCCGGCGCGGGCTGTGGATCGTCGAGGACGACCCGTACGGAGAGCTGCGCTTCGAAGGGGAGCGGGTGCCGTGGATCGCCTCGCACGACGGCGCCGGCGACCGGACCGTGCTGCTCGGATCCTTCTCCAAGGTGATGGCGCCCGGGTTGCGACTGGGCTGGCTGCGGGCGCCCGCGGCGCTGCGACGGGCCTGTGCCGTCGCCAAGCAGGCCGCCGACCTGCACACCCCGACCGTCAACCAGCTCGCCGCCGCACGGTACTTGGCCGACCGGGACCTGGACGCCCATGTCGCCCGGGTCGCGGGCGTGTACCGCGAGCGGCGTGACGCGATGCTCGCGGGCATCGCCGACGCCCTGCCGGCCGGATCGACCTGGACCCGGCCGCAGGGCGGCATGTTCCTCTGGGCGCGTCTCCCGGACGCGTACGACACCACGGCCCTGCTCCCGCGCGTGGTCGAGCAGGACGTGGCGTACGTCCCCGGGGCGCCCTTCTACGCCGGCGAGCCCGACCCGGCGACCTTGCGGCTCTGCTTCGTCACACAGACGCCGGAGGAGATCGGGGAGGGGCTGCGACGGCTGGGGAGGGGGCTGCGGGGCTGA
- a CDS encoding SAM-dependent methyltransferase: protein MPGDALSQDPAELRRRIDTTKAHPARVYDVFLGGKDNYPVDRDAAAAALAANPRGYLDVRHNRDFLRRAVTTLTAEDGIRQFLDIGTGLPTQENVHQIAQRIASDSRVVYVDNDPVVLAHARALLTSGPEGRTDYIDADFTQPAQILEQAVKTLDFDQPVALVLVAILHFVEDEQAYPIVRELVDALPSGSRLVLSHLTEDLNPENVRAVQRTYTERGFTFVLRSKAEVERFFTDNGLELDEPGVVPAHRWRPDGNAPAPEAADPAYLATLDDIEKVRYRDINDVTDADINVYAATAVKR from the coding sequence ATGCCCGGTGATGCTCTCAGCCAGGACCCCGCCGAGCTGAGAAGGAGGATCGACACCACCAAGGCCCACCCGGCGCGCGTCTACGACGTCTTCCTCGGCGGCAAGGACAACTACCCCGTCGACCGGGACGCGGCCGCCGCGGCGCTCGCCGCCAATCCACGGGGCTACCTCGACGTCCGGCACAACCGCGACTTCCTGCGCCGCGCCGTGACCACGCTGACGGCGGAGGACGGCATCCGCCAGTTCCTGGACATCGGCACCGGGCTGCCGACGCAGGAGAACGTCCACCAGATCGCGCAGCGCATCGCTTCGGACTCGCGGGTCGTGTACGTCGACAACGACCCGGTGGTCCTCGCCCACGCGCGCGCTCTGCTCACCAGCGGGCCCGAGGGCCGTACGGACTACATCGACGCGGACTTCACGCAGCCCGCCCAGATCCTCGAACAGGCCGTCAAGACCCTCGACTTCGACCAGCCGGTCGCGCTCGTGCTGGTCGCGATACTGCACTTCGTCGAGGACGAGCAGGCGTACCCGATCGTGCGCGAGCTCGTCGACGCGCTGCCGTCCGGGAGCCGGCTCGTGCTCAGCCACCTCACCGAGGACCTCAACCCCGAGAACGTGCGCGCGGTCCAGCGGACGTACACCGAACGCGGCTTCACCTTCGTGCTGCGCTCCAAGGCCGAGGTCGAGCGCTTCTTCACCGACAACGGCCTGGAGCTGGACGAGCCGGGCGTCGTCCCCGCCCACCGCTGGCGCCCCGACGGCAACGCCCCCGCCCCCGAGGCCGCCGACCCGGCCTACCTCGCCACCCTCGACGACATCGAGAAGGTCCGCTACCGCGACATCAACGACGTCACGGACGCGGACATCAACGTGTACGCGGCGACGGCCGTCAAGCGCTGA
- the hemB gene encoding porphobilinogen synthase, which yields MTKYGSFPGTRPRRLRTTPVMRRMVAETRLHPADFILPAFVREGVSEPVPIAAMPGVVQHTRDSLRKAAVEALEAGVSGIMLFGVPEDEKKDAFGTPGTDPDGILQVALRDVRAEVGDELLVMSDLCLDETTDHGHCGVLDAEGRVDNDATLERYAEMAQVQADAGAHVVGPSGMMDGQIGVVRDALDQIGREDVAILAYTVKYSSAFYGPFREAVGSSLKGDRKTYQQDPANVRESMRELALDLEEGADMVMVKPAGPYLDVLAKVADAVEVPVAAYQISGEYSMIEAAAEKGWIDRDKAILESLTGIKRAGAQNILTYWATEVAQKLRLQ from the coding sequence ATGACGAAGTACGGATCCTTCCCCGGTACGCGGCCGCGGCGGCTGCGTACGACGCCGGTGATGCGGCGCATGGTCGCCGAGACCCGCCTGCACCCCGCCGACTTCATCCTCCCCGCGTTCGTGCGGGAGGGCGTCAGCGAGCCGGTGCCGATCGCGGCGATGCCCGGTGTCGTGCAGCACACCCGGGACAGTCTCAGGAAGGCTGCCGTGGAGGCGCTGGAGGCCGGGGTCTCCGGGATCATGCTGTTCGGCGTGCCGGAGGACGAGAAGAAGGACGCCTTCGGGACGCCGGGGACGGATCCGGACGGGATTCTCCAGGTCGCCCTGCGCGATGTGCGCGCCGAGGTCGGTGACGAGCTGCTGGTGATGTCCGATCTGTGTCTCGACGAGACGACCGATCACGGGCACTGCGGGGTGCTGGATGCCGAAGGGCGTGTCGACAACGACGCCACCCTTGAGCGGTACGCCGAGATGGCTCAGGTCCAGGCCGACGCCGGCGCCCATGTCGTGGGGCCCAGCGGGATGATGGACGGGCAGATCGGGGTCGTCCGCGATGCCCTGGACCAGATCGGGCGCGAGGACGTGGCGATCCTCGCCTACACCGTCAAGTACTCGTCCGCGTTCTACGGTCCCTTCCGGGAGGCCGTCGGCTCCTCGCTGAAGGGCGACCGGAAGACGTACCAGCAGGACCCCGCCAACGTACGGGAGTCCATGCGGGAGTTGGCCCTCGATCTGGAGGAGGGGGCCGACATGGTGATGGTCAAACCGGCGGGGCCCTACCTCGACGTCCTGGCGAAGGTCGCGGACGCGGTCGAGGTGCCCGTGGCCGCGTACCAGATCTCCGGCGAGTACTCGATGATCGAGGCGGCGGCGGAGAAGGGCTGGATCGACCGCGACAAGGCCATCCTGGAGAGCCTGACCGGCATCAAGCGGGCCGGGGCGCAGAACATCCTCACCTACTGGGCCACCGAGGTCGCCCAGAAGCTACGCCTTCAGTAG
- a CDS encoding uroporphyrinogen-III synthase, with amino-acid sequence MSPTNFPAGPEHGHVTFLGAGPGDPGLLTLRAVEALANADVLVAEHEVLDVVRVHARQGVAVLNTDPDTSSDPYLGTGTPQLTVVDGTSTTVGDPASRDAANLVMEAARGGKRVVRAVSGDPGLDTYAAEEMLACAAAGVPFEVVPGIAAAVGVPAYAGVPLRDAHGADVRFVDARTASDRCWTEVGASDGTVVVSATLDSVAAAAGELVAAGRKPDTPMTVTIAGTTTRQRTWSATLGTIAQTLKQAKVLPSPDGGRPVIAVVGERSAAAQRDQLSWFESKPLFGWKVLVPRTKEQAVSLSDQLRSYGAVPHEVPTIAVEPPRTPQQMERAVKGLVTGRYEWIAFTSVNAVKAVREKFEEYGLDARAFAGIKVAAVGEQTAKALVAFGVKPDLVPSGEQSAAGLLEDWPPYDPVFDPIDRVFLPRADIATETLVAGLIELGWEVDDVTAYRTVRASPPPADTREAIKGGGFDAVLFTSSSTVRNLVGIAGKPHNVTVIACIGPATAKTAEEHGLRVDVMAPEPSVHKLAEALADFGLQRRAAALEAGDPVTRPSERRPGSRRRRTT; translated from the coding sequence TTGAGCCCCACCAACTTTCCCGCCGGTCCGGAACACGGGCACGTCACCTTCCTGGGTGCCGGACCCGGAGATCCAGGACTTCTGACACTGCGCGCCGTGGAGGCGCTGGCGAACGCGGATGTCCTCGTCGCCGAGCACGAGGTGCTCGACGTGGTCCGCGTGCATGCCAGACAAGGCGTCGCCGTACTGAACACGGATCCGGACACGTCTTCGGACCCGTATTTGGGCACAGGCACGCCTCAGCTAACGGTTGTTGACGGCACGTCAACAACCGTTGGTGACCCCGCGTCGAGGGACGCCGCCAATCTTGTCATGGAGGCCGCGCGGGGCGGCAAGCGGGTCGTACGTGCCGTGTCCGGGGACCCCGGACTAGATACGTACGCCGCAGAGGAAATGCTCGCCTGCGCCGCCGCGGGTGTTCCGTTCGAGGTGGTGCCCGGTATCGCGGCCGCCGTCGGTGTGCCCGCGTACGCGGGTGTGCCGCTGCGCGACGCGCACGGCGCGGACGTACGGTTCGTCGACGCGCGTACCGCCTCCGACCGGTGCTGGACCGAGGTCGGGGCGTCCGATGGCACGGTGGTCGTTTCGGCGACGCTTGATTCCGTGGCAGCGGCCGCGGGTGAACTCGTCGCGGCCGGGCGCAAGCCCGACACCCCGATGACGGTGACGATCGCCGGTACGACGACACGTCAGCGCACCTGGTCGGCGACCTTGGGGACGATCGCCCAGACGCTGAAGCAGGCGAAGGTGCTGCCGTCCCCGGACGGCGGCCGGCCCGTGATAGCCGTGGTCGGTGAGCGTTCCGCCGCCGCCCAGCGCGACCAGCTGTCGTGGTTCGAGTCCAAGCCGCTGTTCGGCTGGAAGGTGCTCGTGCCGCGTACGAAGGAGCAGGCGGTGTCGCTCTCCGACCAACTGCGGTCGTACGGGGCCGTGCCGCACGAGGTGCCGACGATCGCCGTCGAACCGCCGCGCACGCCCCAGCAGATGGAGCGCGCGGTCAAGGGCCTGGTGACGGGCCGCTACGAGTGGATCGCGTTCACGTCGGTCAACGCGGTGAAGGCCGTGCGGGAGAAGTTCGAGGAGTACGGGCTCGATGCCCGGGCCTTCGCGGGCATCAAGGTGGCCGCGGTGGGGGAGCAGACGGCGAAGGCGCTGGTCGCCTTCGGTGTGAAGCCGGACCTGGTGCCGAGCGGTGAGCAGTCGGCCGCGGGGCTGCTGGAGGACTGGCCGCCGTACGACCCCGTCTTCGATCCGATCGACCGGGTGTTCCTGCCCCGTGCCGACATCGCCACGGAGACGCTGGTGGCCGGGCTCATCGAGCTGGGCTGGGAGGTCGACGACGTCACGGCGTACCGGACGGTGCGGGCCTCGCCGCCGCCGGCGGACACCCGTGAGGCGATCAAGGGGGGCGGGTTCGACGCCGTTCTCTTCACGTCGTCTTCGACCGTGCGGAACCTGGTGGGTATCGCCGGTAAGCCGCACAACGTGACGGTGATCGCGTGTATCGGTCCTGCCACGGCCAAGACTGCCGAGGAGCATGGGCTGCGGGTCGATGTCATGGCTCCGGAGCCGTCCGTTCACAAGCTGGCTGAGGCGTTGGCGGACTTCGGTCTCCAGCGGAGGGCTGCCGCCCTGGAGGCCGGGGATCCTGTGACCCGGCCGAGCGAGCGCCGCCCGGGTTCGCGTAGGCGCCGGACCACCTGA
- the hemC gene encoding hydroxymethylbilane synthase encodes MNEQALRLGTRRSKLAMAQSGQVADAVSQVTGRPVELVEITTYGDTSRENLAQIGGTGVFVTALRDALLRGEVDFAVHSLKDLPTAQPDDLVLAAVPVREDPRDVLVARDGLTFAELPNGARVGTGSPRRMAQLNAYARSHGMTIETVAIRGNVDTRIGYVRNGELDAVVLAAAGLNRIGRSDEVTDFLSVDTVLPAPGQGALAIECAADNADLIAALGELDDPFTRAAVTAERSLLAALEAGCSAPVGALADLLADGQIVKEMRLRGVVGTTDGSTLVQLSTTGPVPETHDQAMALGRELAAEMLAKGAAGLMGERAL; translated from the coding sequence ATGAATGAGCAGGCACTGAGGCTGGGGACCAGGCGCAGCAAACTAGCCATGGCCCAGTCCGGGCAGGTGGCGGACGCCGTGAGCCAGGTGACCGGACGGCCCGTCGAGCTCGTTGAGATCACGACGTACGGCGACACCTCCCGTGAGAACCTCGCGCAGATCGGCGGCACGGGCGTCTTCGTCACCGCGCTGCGCGATGCGCTGCTGCGCGGCGAGGTCGACTTCGCCGTGCACTCCCTGAAGGATCTGCCGACCGCGCAGCCCGACGACCTGGTGCTGGCCGCCGTGCCGGTGCGCGAGGACCCGCGCGACGTGCTCGTCGCCCGCGACGGGCTCACCTTCGCCGAGCTGCCCAACGGGGCACGCGTCGGCACCGGCTCGCCGCGCCGCATGGCCCAGCTGAACGCGTACGCGCGCAGCCACGGCATGACGATCGAGACGGTCGCCATCCGTGGGAACGTCGACACCCGCATCGGGTACGTCCGCAACGGGGAGCTCGACGCCGTCGTGCTCGCCGCCGCCGGACTCAACCGGATCGGCCGAAGCGACGAGGTCACCGACTTCCTGTCGGTCGACACCGTTTTGCCCGCCCCCGGCCAGGGGGCCCTGGCGATCGAGTGCGCCGCGGACAACGCGGACCTCATCGCCGCGCTCGGAGAGCTCGACGACCCGTTCACCCGGGCCGCCGTGACCGCCGAGCGGTCCCTGCTCGCCGCCCTGGAGGCCGGCTGCAGCGCACCTGTGGGTGCGCTGGCCGACCTTCTGGCCGACGGGCAGATTGTCAAGGAGATGCGCCTGCGCGGCGTCGTCGGCACAACCGACGGCTCGACGCTGGTGCAGCTGTCCACCACCGGTCCCGTGCCCGAGACACATGACCAAGCAATGGCGCTCGGCCGTGAACTCGCCGCCGAGATGCTTGCCAAGGGCGCGGCCGGTCTGATGGGGGAGCGAGCACTTTGA
- a CDS encoding glutamyl-tRNA reductase — MSLLVVGLSHRSAPVSVLERAALSTDAQIKLLQDTLAAEPATEAAVLATCNRIELYADVDKFHAGVAEVSTLLAQHSGVGLEELTPYLYVHYEDRAVHHLFSVACGLDSMVVGEGQILGQMKDALATAQELHTAGRLLNDLFQQALRVGKRAHSETGIDRAGQSLVTFGLEQLSSGVPVDAWIKGKKALVIGAGSMSSLAAATLARAGIAEIVIANRTLDRAERLAQILTEGDDTDVLARAVPMDSVPVELTRADIAVSCTGATGLVLTAESVAAALEGRTGTPAVVQDIPAGPAGQLAPTSVGTEDGCPLDLSAVQTATGFSVMGEAAVAGMDAATLEQHAAWVDKGTGTVERRDSRRTPDADAELITALAAAVATVGRVPERRRPEPVVEAPRPAPVLALLDLAMPRDIDAAVHRLLGVRLVDIESLAEASADAPMAADVDQVRRIVSDEVAAFSAALRAAHITPTVVALRTMAADLVANEIARLDGRLPDLDDKQRGEITQTVRRVVDKLLHAPTVRVKQLAAEPGGAGYADALRTLFDLDPETVASVSRAENNNENAKNRGRA, encoded by the coding sequence ATGAGTCTCCTCGTCGTCGGGCTGAGCCACCGCAGCGCTCCGGTCAGCGTCCTGGAGCGGGCCGCGCTGTCCACGGACGCCCAGATCAAGCTGCTCCAGGACACCCTCGCCGCCGAGCCGGCCACCGAGGCCGCGGTGCTCGCCACCTGCAACCGCATCGAGCTGTACGCCGACGTGGACAAGTTCCACGCGGGCGTCGCCGAGGTGTCCACGCTGCTCGCCCAGCACAGCGGGGTCGGGCTCGAAGAGCTCACTCCCTACCTTTATGTGCACTACGAGGACCGGGCGGTCCACCACCTCTTCTCGGTGGCCTGCGGCCTGGACTCAATGGTCGTGGGCGAAGGCCAGATCCTCGGGCAGATGAAGGACGCGCTCGCCACCGCGCAGGAGCTGCACACCGCGGGCCGGCTGCTGAACGACCTGTTCCAGCAGGCGCTGCGGGTTGGCAAGCGCGCCCACTCCGAGACCGGCATCGACCGCGCCGGACAGTCCCTGGTCACCTTCGGCCTGGAGCAGCTGTCGTCCGGCGTCCCCGTCGACGCCTGGATCAAGGGCAAGAAGGCCCTGGTCATCGGCGCGGGCTCGATGTCCTCCCTGGCCGCCGCGACGCTCGCGCGCGCCGGGATCGCCGAGATCGTCATCGCCAACCGCACGCTCGACCGCGCGGAGCGCCTCGCACAGATCCTCACTGAGGGCGACGACACGGACGTGCTGGCCCGCGCGGTACCGATGGACTCGGTGCCGGTCGAGCTGACACGTGCCGACATCGCCGTCTCCTGCACCGGCGCCACCGGCCTGGTCCTGACGGCCGAGTCCGTCGCGGCCGCCCTGGAAGGACGTACGGGCACACCCGCGGTCGTACAGGACATCCCGGCCGGTCCGGCGGGCCAGCTCGCTCCGACCAGCGTCGGCACCGAGGACGGCTGCCCGCTCGACCTGTCCGCCGTGCAGACCGCCACCGGCTTCTCCGTGATGGGCGAGGCCGCCGTGGCCGGCATGGACGCGGCCACCCTGGAGCAGCACGCGGCCTGGGTGGACAAGGGCACCGGAACCGTCGAGCGCCGCGACAGCCGTCGTACGCCCGATGCCGACGCCGAGCTGATCACCGCGCTGGCCGCGGCCGTCGCCACCGTCGGGCGTGTCCCCGAGCGCCGCCGGCCCGAGCCGGTCGTCGAGGCTCCCCGGCCCGCGCCCGTGCTCGCGCTGCTGGACCTCGCGATGCCGCGTGACATCGACGCGGCCGTGCACCGGCTGCTCGGGGTGCGGCTCGTCGACATCGAGTCGCTGGCGGAAGCTTCCGCCGACGCGCCGATGGCCGCCGACGTGGACCAGGTGCGCAGGATCGTCTCCGACGAGGTCGCCGCTTTCAGCGCCGCCCTGCGGGCCGCACACATCACCCCCACCGTCGTCGCGCTGCGCACCATGGCCGCCGACCTCGTCGCGAACGAGATCGCACGGCTCGACGGTCGGCTGCCCGACCTCGACGACAAGCAGCGGGGTGAGATCACCCAGACCGTGCGGCGCGTAGTGGACAAGCTGCTGCACGCGCCGACCGTACGGGTCAAGCAACTGGCCGCCGAACCCGGCGGTGCCGGGTACGCGGACGCGCTGCGGACCCTGTTCGACCTGGACCCCGAGACGGTCGCCTCCGTGTCGCGGGCCGAGAACAACAACGAGAACGCCAAGAACCGAGGGCGAGCATGA
- a CDS encoding redox-sensing transcriptional repressor Rex, with product MATGRTHRPATRSRGIPEATVARLPLYLRALTALSERSVPTVSSEELAAAAGVNSAKLRKDFSYLGSYGTRGVGYDVEYLVYQISRELGLTQDWPVVIVGIGNLGAALANYGGFASRGFRVAALIDADPEMAGKQVAGIAVQHSDGLEKIIDENGVSIGVITTPPGVAQAVCDRLVAAGVTSILNFAPTVLSVPDGVDVRKVDLSIELQILAFHEQRKAGEEAEAQAGAAAVAQAAQENNGKGPDGDVPAVMPA from the coding sequence GTGGCAACTGGCCGAACTCACCGACCGGCGACCCGCAGCCGAGGGATTCCCGAGGCCACCGTCGCCCGGCTTCCGCTGTACCTCCGAGCACTGACCGCACTGTCGGAGCGCTCGGTACCCACGGTCTCCTCCGAGGAGCTCGCGGCCGCGGCGGGGGTCAACTCCGCGAAGCTGCGCAAGGATTTCTCCTACCTCGGCTCCTACGGGACGCGTGGTGTGGGGTACGACGTCGAGTATCTCGTGTACCAGATCTCCCGCGAACTGGGCCTGACCCAGGACTGGCCGGTAGTGATCGTCGGTATCGGTAATCTCGGCGCCGCGCTGGCCAATTACGGAGGGTTCGCGTCCCGTGGTTTCCGGGTCGCCGCGCTGATCGACGCCGATCCGGAGATGGCCGGAAAGCAGGTCGCCGGGATCGCCGTGCAGCACAGCGACGGCCTGGAGAAGATCATCGACGAGAACGGCGTCTCCATCGGGGTCATCACCACCCCGCCGGGCGTCGCCCAGGCAGTCTGCGACCGGCTCGTGGCCGCCGGAGTCACCTCCATCCTCAACTTCGCGCCGACCGTCCTGTCCGTCCCGGACGGCGTCGACGTACGCAAGGTCGATCTCTCCATCGAGCTGCAGATCCTCGCCTTCCACGAGCAGCGCAAGGCCGGCGAGGAGGCCGAGGCCCAGGCCGGTGCCGCCGCCGTGGCCCAGGCCGCTCAGGAGAACAACGGCAAAGGGCCTGACGGGGACGTCCCCGCCGTGATGCCGGCATGA
- a CDS encoding glutaredoxin family protein yields the protein MAGMSPMFRRDGRRKDRSEKQDPAERLVTLIRKPGCHLCDDAQEVIEKVCADLGVPWERKDITEDEELHREYWEQIPVVLVDGAQHTFWRVDEQRLRKALTP from the coding sequence ATGGCCGGTATGAGTCCCATGTTCCGGCGCGACGGGCGTCGTAAGGATCGTTCGGAGAAGCAGGATCCCGCCGAGCGGCTGGTCACCCTGATCAGGAAGCCGGGCTGTCATCTGTGTGATGACGCACAGGAAGTGATCGAGAAGGTGTGTGCCGATCTCGGTGTCCCCTGGGAGCGGAAGGACATCACCGAGGACGAGGAACTGCACCGCGAGTACTGGGAGCAGATCCCGGTCGTGCTGGTCGACGGCGCCCAGCACACGTTCTGGCGGGTGGACGAGCAACGCCTTCGCAAAGCCCTCACACCGTGA